CACAAGCCCATTCCAAATTGGATAAATAAATATGGTTGGAGATTGATTAAAGTATGGAGTTTTATTAGTGGAAAATCACCTATTATTACAAAGGATTCTTTAGAATCGGCAAGCCGAACGACTACTTATTCTAATCAAAAAATAAAAGACAAGTTAGATACAGATTTTAGAAGTTTAGAGGATACAATAAGGTGGATTGCAGAAAAATACAAATAATATTTTTGATTTTATTAAAATTTTAGTTGTAATTCTTATTTTTTTTCTAAATTTGCTTGTAATTCAAAATTCTACCTGTTATATCTGTAGTGAAAAAAATAATTACCCTTTTGCTACTTTCTCTGTTTTCTTTCCATATTTTGGGTGTTTATGTTTCTTTCCAAGTAAGGGAACACTATATCAAAAAAGATATTAAGAGACGCATCAAAAAAGGCGTTCCAGAAGAAGAGTTAGCACACATTATTTATAAACCTTCCATTAAGAATCAGTTTGATTGGACAACTAAAGCTGAATTCCGTTATGGAGGAACTATGTACGATATTGTAAGAACAGAATTTGTAAACGACTCTACACAAATTTTTCATTGTGTAAATGACAGCCAAGAAACTATCCTTTTTAAAGATTTAGAAAAACGATTAGAGGAAGAATTAGCATTACATTTATCTTCTAAAAATGAAAAAAAATCTCCTACATCTGCCAAAACGCTATACAAAACACTAGCTAAATATGTGTCAGATACTCAATTTACTATTTTAAATGCTGATTGGATAGCCATTTCTTTAAAAGAAGAAAATACCACCTTGGGCTATTATTTCAACCTTTATCATTCACTTCATTTAGATATTCATAGCCCACCTCCTAGGCATGTTTGATTTTCTTAAATTTTTGGATAAACGACTACTTAGTCTGTCATTGGTGGAGACACCAACAACGGCTAAGATAAGTCTATAAGTTGAAGGCTTTTGTTTGTATTTTATAATTCTGTCGTTGGTGGGGACATCAACAACAGCGAAGTATAGCAAAAACAATCAACTTCTATTTTATCCTCCTCATTCAATTTTACAGACAACTCCATTTATATTATCAATAAGCAAAAAACAATTTTCTGCTTAGGTTTTTTGGTGCGTCTAATTTTAAAAAATATTGATCTTATTTTAATTTAAAAAAAATGAAACGTATATATTTATCTTCTATCCTAATTTTTTTAGGACTTGTTTTTTGTGCTACAAATTTATTTGCTCAAACTAAGTTAAAAGGAAAGGTAGTTGATGCAACTACCAAAAATGCTATTTCAGGAGCAAAAATTCAAAAAAATGGAAAAGTTATCTTCATCTCAAATGCAGAAGGCGAGTTTTCTATTGATTGTGAAGCTCAAATAACTCTTTCGGTAGGCTTTCTTGGCTACCAAACTTCTACAATAAACGTAGAGTATTGTGAAGAATTTCTGACTGTTTCTTTGGTTGTTGCTACTGAAAATCTAAATGAAGTAGAAGTTGTATCAACAATAAATTCTGATAAAGAGCTTTTAGAAAAACCAGTTTCGCAGGTTCATCTTACTACACGAGAACTAAATCGTGGTTTAGGACTCTATTTAGATGATGTTATCAATGCAAATGTTACTGGCGTTACAATGCAAAGACGTGCTGTTTCTTCTGGACAGCAGTTTAATATTCGTGGTTATGGAAATGGTGTTGGCTTTAGAGGAGCTTCTAATAATTTTGATGGACAAGGTTATAAAGTCTATTTGAATAATATTCCAATTACTGATGCTGAAGGAGTTACTTTAATGGATGATATTGATTTTGGTTCGATTGGAAATGTGGATGTAATTAAAGGTCCTTCGGGTTCTTTGTATGGTTTGGCGATTGCTGGTGTAGTTAATTTAAAAACTATCCGTCCAGAAAAAAATAAAACTTCCATCGGACAGAGTGCCATGTTGGGTAACTATGGACTGATGCGTTTTACAACAACACTCCAAACAGCAACTGATAAAACCTCACTTTTGGTAAATTATGGACACCAACAATCTGATGGATATATGACTCATAATTCTTCAAAAAAGGATTTTATGAATTTAATTTTTGATACAAAACTTAGTCAAAAACAAACCATTACAGCTTACTTTGGATACAGCAATAGCCATGATGACAGAGGTGGAGAACTTTCTAAAGAACAATATGAAGCCAAAGATTATAGTGGAAATGCTCGTTATATTAAAAATAACGCTCATTCAGATGTAGTCAGTTTCAGAACAGGAATTAGCCATAAATATGATTTTAAAAACTGGATTTCGAATACGACAACTATTTTCGGAACAGGTTTGACAAGCAATGTAAGTTCGGCTGGTGGTTGGACAGACAAAGACCCAATTAATTATGGTCTTCGTTCTACTTTTGATTTTAAATTTAACTTAACTCAAAATGTAAGTCTTACAGGAACAGCAGGAATTGAAACTCAACAACAACTTGCTCAAATTATAGGCTACAGCATGGTAACCAATCCAAAAGATTCATTGGGTTATAATATCATTGGAGGAGTTCGTAGTAATCAATATTCAAATTCAAGAACGAGTTCTATTTTTACAGAATGGGTACTTCATTTACCAAGTGATATTTCAATTACGGCAGGTATTGGAAGTAGCAATTTGAAAATAGATTTGGAGAATAGATTGTACAACGCAAATAGCGACAAACCAACAAATGTTTCTGCTAATTATGACAATATGGTTTCTCCTAGAATTGCTATCAATAAAGTATTCAATAATTCGGTTTCCGTTTATGCTTCATATAGCAAAGGTTATAAAGCTCCTGTAAGTGGAAATATTGTACTTTCTACAAGTGGAGAACTTAATACTGGTCTAGTTCCAGAATTTGGAAATCAGTTTGAAATTGGTTCGAAAGGAAGTATTCTGAATGGCAAACTAAACTATCAAGTAGCTATTTTTGAAACTATTTTTGAAAATAAATTTACTTCTGTTGCTGTTCCTTTAGACGCTAACACAACAGCCTATACGTATATTGCTAATGGTGGAAGTCAGAAAAACACAGGTGTAGAAGTGTTGCTAAAATACAATGCGTATCAGTCTGAAACAGGCTTTTTGAGTGGAATTAATCCGTATATGAATGTTACT
This is a stretch of genomic DNA from Bernardetia sp. MNP-M8. It encodes these proteins:
- a CDS encoding TonB-dependent receptor; protein product: MKRIYLSSILIFLGLVFCATNLFAQTKLKGKVVDATTKNAISGAKIQKNGKVIFISNAEGEFSIDCEAQITLSVGFLGYQTSTINVEYCEEFLTVSLVVATENLNEVEVVSTINSDKELLEKPVSQVHLTTRELNRGLGLYLDDVINANVTGVTMQRRAVSSGQQFNIRGYGNGVGFRGASNNFDGQGYKVYLNNIPITDAEGVTLMDDIDFGSIGNVDVIKGPSGSLYGLAIAGVVNLKTIRPEKNKTSIGQSAMLGNYGLMRFTTTLQTATDKTSLLVNYGHQQSDGYMTHNSSKKDFMNLIFDTKLSQKQTITAYFGYSNSHDDRGGELSKEQYEAKDYSGNARYIKNNAHSDVVSFRTGISHKYDFKNWISNTTTIFGTGLTSNVSSAGGWTDKDPINYGLRSTFDFKFNLTQNVSLTGTAGIETQQQLAQIIGYSMVTNPKDSLGYNIIGGVRSNQYSNSRTSSIFTEWVLHLPSDISITAGIGSSNLKIDLENRLYNANSDKPTNVSANYDNMVSPRIAINKVFNNSVSVYASYSKGYKAPVSGNIVLSTSGELNTGLVPEFGNQFEIGSKGSILNGKLNYQVAIFETIFENKFTSVAVPLDANTTAYTYIANGGSQKNTGVEVLLKYNAYQSETGFLSGINPYMNVTYSDFKYDNFKYQSLANGEVAEVDFSGKAVVGVAPWVANAGVDFNTNLGFYGNVAYSYRDAMPFTSDGENVTDAYSLVNAKIGFRKTISKFSLDIYAGANNLGGTQYYYMVFLNQLPDAYLPAPKGTQSFGGISLKYNF